The Selenomonas sp. AB3002 sequence GGCATACATGGCAAGGCACGTCGTAAATATAAGGCTACAACATATTCAGACCATGATATGCCTGTTGCCGAAAATGTTCTCAACCGCAATTTTTCTGCGGAACATCCTGGGGAAAAGATGGTCAGTGATATAACCTATATCCCTACAGACGAAGGCTGGCTTTATCTAGCTGGGGTGATGGATTTATGCGGCCGTAAAATGGTAGGAGTGGCCATGGACAGCCGTATGACCAAACAGCTAGTTATGTCAGCTTTACAGGATGCCATAAATCATACCAGCGATGTAAACGGCTGCATCCTCCATTCTGACCGTGGAAGCCAGTATTGTTCCAAAGACTACTGCCAAATGGCAAAGCAGAATGGTTTTACGATGAGCATGAGCCGGAAAGGCAACTGTTGGGATAACGCTCCCATGGAAAGCTTCTGGGGTACATTAAAACAGGAATGGCTGAACGAGAAGCATTTCCGCACTCGCGCTGAAGCTAAGGCGGCTGTATTTGAGTATATTTGGATTTTCTACAACCGCCAGCGAATACATTCCAGCAACGATTACCAGACTCCGGAAGAATACTACATGGAGCGAATGCCCGTTGAAAAAATTGCTGCCTAAATTGGTGAAGATGGCCAAAACTGCGGAAAATAAAGCAATTTTGAGGATGCGTTAGGAATCTTTCATTTTAGGTGTCTAAGCGCATGGGGGAAGGCCACTCCATAGCTCCCCCCCTCTCTTGATTAACGTTATAAAGGAATTTAACAAGGGCCTCCCTATCATAGAGAAGCCCCCAAAAGATTATTTAAATTCCTGCTTGTGTTCGCTCATCCAAGCTACCAACATATCCTCATAGTCTCTATAACCTGCTGCTGTCATCGCAAGTGTAGCACGTTCCCACGCCTTGCCGTATGCCCCCAGAAGTGTTTCTATGGCTACTGTATTGCCTCCGCCAATCAGTTTCAAGATGGCCTCTGCAAGTTCATCCTGTTCGCCTATGGCTCTGTGCCAATCGTCCATGCAAACCCTGAGTGATGCTTTCTTCTCCATGATGTTTTCCCCTTTCCTAATGGCAACGGTCTATGCTATCATGGTATTAGACCATTAGTTTCAAAAGCCACCCTGCAAGAATTCTACACATAACTCTTGCAGGGCTTTTTCTTATGCCTAAAATGCTAATCAATAATTCGCGCTATCACTTATTGCCCTTCCTCCTGTTTGCTGTCCTGCTGGTGACCTGAAGATTGGAGCGTGAATTACTGCCTCCCCTGGAAAGTGGCCTCACATGATCTACCTCCCTAGGGTCTCCTTTTTTAAGCCCCATTTCCCGCCTTGCTTGGTTACGCAACGACCTATTATGAATCTGCTCCGGCGTCCCCTGATATTCACGATACTCTTTTTTGTAGTCTCTTGCCATTTTACATTACCTCTTTCCTGATTCCCATTTTTCATCCATAACCTGCCATGCTCGGCCCAAATATTCGGCAGCTTCCGACGTATCCACACCGAGGAACTTTTTCTTAGGCTCTCCATCAATAACATTGGCAGCCTCATCTGCTTCCTCCTGGCTGGATGCTATGAACGTGCAAGTATTCCTGCCCTTCTCGCTGGATAGTATTACCACAGATATTGCCACTATTTCACCTCCTTTTTTGGGGCGGGTATAGGTAAGACTACCCTTGCCCCCTATTAGATGTTCAAACTACGTGCCGCTTACGGCAAACTCTGCTCAGAATTGGCGTTCTGTCTAATTCGTTCAGCCCGCCTTGCTCTTTCCTCATCTGTCAGTTTTATTCTAAGCGGCTTGCTCCGCAGCAGGATCAATTCCTTTCCTGCCCTGAATGTCATCGCAACCACCTTACCAGCTTGCCTATCCTCCCGCTCCAGTTTGTAGGAAGAAAGCCCCTTCAGCCTCCGCATGATTGACGGGTCTGCCGTATAAATGGTAGCTTCATCCTCTGCCCTGTCAAATCTGATAATAGTTTCCTGTTCTTCTCTAGTCATAGAATCAACTCCTTAACCACATCCCTGTTACATCGTGCCAATTCCAAACATAAAACTGGCAGGGATATTCAAGGACACACCCAAATCAAACTCCTCTACATAGCGTTTGACCATCTTGTTTGTCTCCTCGTTGTATATGCCCAGCACAATTTTCGCAGCATCCCGCCTTACCTCCGGCTCTCCATCCGTACACTCTGCAAGGCTGTGCAACGTAAGAACAGAATTGATTATCTGGTAGGTTCTCATGGTATCGAGAAGCTCCTTCTCCCCCATATCCTCAATCCTACAAAGCATATCCGTGATGTTCCTCCTTGCCAGCCTCAGATTATTCTCAAGCACCTGTCTTTCTCTGCTCATTGTCCATTGCCCTCTCAGCGTATAGCTATCATGTCCCCATTGATGTACTGGCATACCACAATTGGGAAGAATAGTTCCCATAACTTCATACTCTCACCAACGCCCTATTCATCAAGCATGGTCTTTCCATGCTCTATACAATTTCAAGAAGTCCCGCCCCCTCATGGTAACAAATGTAAATTAGAAAACTCAAAGCCCTCTATTTGTCTGCCTTGAGCCATGGCACATTATTCAATGTGCCCCCACAATTTATGGAAAAAATGCTGTTGCGAATGAGTATCACCCATCTCAGTTTGATGTTTCACATGTACAATAGTACTTGAAAGAAGGTGAACATCATGCTGAGATTGCCTGAAATCGGCTCCCACGCTGCCTATAGGCAGCTCCTCTCCCAACGCATTCACAACAGTCGCCTCAAACGCTTCGACAAGAAGAAGCACAAGCTGGCAGTCAACCTCCTGGCTATTGACCTTTCACCGGTTGACGAGATTATGCGTCCCTTTTTACTCAGCGGAAGGTCGTCCTGCATGGCTACCTTCCTCTATGCTGCGTTCCTACTTGCTTTCCGTCTGGCTTAAGTCTAACTCTCTTGTTGGCTGGGCTGAACGTCTGCGCTCTGATGAGTCTCTGGCCATACTATCAGGCTTTTCACCCGACCATACCCCATCCTTCGGCGCTTTTTATGACTTCTTCCATCGCCTATGGCCAGGAGGCAACAATTTCTTGCCTCACCTGCGCTACCGCAGGAAGAAACCGCCTAAAGGAAAGAGCAATGGCGAAAAGTCTCCGTCCTTCGACAAAGATCATGCTGCCACCGTCATCAAGTTTTTTGATGGACACAGTGCCGGAGGTATCCTCATGACCAAGCTGCACATCATCGGTGAAATCTACAACAGGGTATTCCTGGCCGGTTCGATTCACAAAGATCTTCTGGATGTCAGGAAACTGGTTCTGGCCGGTGACGGCACTCCAGTGCAGGTTTCTAACCGTGAGCGAAGCCACTCGATGTGCGATTGCTATAAAAAGGGCATCGACAGTTGCCACCACAAGCGCTGGTTCTCCCAGCCCGATGCCAATTGGGGCTGGGATTCGTCCAGAAATTTCTTTTACTTTGGCTATAACCTCTATCTCTTCACGGATGCTAACTCCGGATTGCCTGTCTTCCCTATCCTGGAGCGTGCATCCCGCCACGACCTTCCTGCCATGCTACACGGACTTGCCTGCATCAAGGCGTTCTTTGCGGACTGGAATATTTCCGCTTTGATCCTTGATTCCGCACACGATGCAACTGCTGTGTACGAAATGTGCAGCAAAAGCAGCATAACCCCCTTCATAGACTTGAATCCTCGTGGTACCAAATCAGCTGAGGAGAAGGGATATACAATAAGTGATGACGGTGTGCCAATCTGTCCTCTTGGACTTCCCCTGAAACCTGATGGCACTGATAAGAAACGGCACAGAGCCAAATATATTTGTCCGAAGACAAAATACGCAGAAAGGCTATGCTTGTGCGACAAGCGCTGTACCAAATCCACTTATGGTCGTGTTGTGCATATAAGCCTTAAGGATAATCCACGGCTGTTCTGCGATCCTCCACGCGGTTCACCTCAATGGAAGCAAATCTACAACAAGCGCACATCTGCTGAACGGGCCAACAAACGCATAAAGATTGACGGGCTACTGGAAGAAGGACGCCATCACTCTTCCATGATGTGGTATATTAGGTTATTCGCAATAATATCCGTCATACACGTAAAGGCCTGGCGTAAGCATGCGTGAACCCTGAAAAACTATATTTTTCAGAGGCTGGTTTTTCTGCGCCAATTTTCTCATACACTTTCAAGCTAAGGTATTTCAGCTTCGTGTAAAAACATTTCCCATCACCTCAATACTAACAGCCGTCCATTCTCATTTAGATTGCCGTGTTTTCTAAATTACATAACAAGCCACTCTTTCCTGCTCGTTTTGTGTGCCAGTATTGGTAGCTCCCCGGGGGTGGCATCTCGTTCACTCTGCTCCATTGCGGCCCGGACGTTCAGCCGTTCAACGAATTTCACTTCTTGATGCAGCCCAGGCAGCCCCTCAACGTCAGCAACTTCTGCCCCTGTCTGATACTGCTGCTGGCCCACACGATGAACGCCAGCGAACCCCGCCTTTTGGCACTCTGCCGCCCACAAGCGTTCTCCCCTGGCTCCTTTTGCCTTCTGGCTCATACCCATACTATCACCTCACGGCCCGAAGATGCTTATGCGGCTTCCTTACCACGCCCAGGGGCCGCCCATCCTCGTCAATCATGACTTCTTTTCCGTTCTCCAGCTTTGTGGAATGGTAAACCTTGATTCCCATGTCATGTGCAAAGGATTCCATGAGTGATGGCTCCCCCTGCATGGCCCGCAATTCGTCCACCAAGTATATGCCACCTACCGTGAATCCCATGAGAGCGTGATTATCCCATTCCCATAGGAACTTCTGCACGTCCTCTGGTGTCCACGTTCCTGCCAATGCCTTTTTCAATGCCTCCATACTGGAATACCAGTCCTTGGCTCCGTAGGTATGCCCCTTGTAGTCCTTCTCCGCAGGGAATTCCACCGCCAGCCACTCGGGAGAGAATTCTTCCGCTACCAGGTGCAGCATGGATTTATACAGGCAAAACTCTGCTTCGCTTTCAGTCTCCCATTTCTCCCGCATGGAATACCAGCGCACCGCAGCATGAAACACCTTTTGCGGGTCCGTACTCTCCAGCATGACGGCCCGCAGCCTATTCTTTTTCACCGCCAGTCGGTCACTCTTTTTCTTATCGGCCTGCTCCTTGGTTCCGTGAATGAGTTTCATGCTATCACCTCCACGATACCCGCAACGCCGTATCATCTGCTATTGTTCCGCTACCAGTATTGCTCAACAATCTATTGGTCAGACACTCAAACATCACAGTAACCTCATCTGATCCCTTGATGTCTGCTTTAGTGAGGGTTCTAACCGCCCTCCCCTTATCAGCCCATTTGCCATTGACCGCCAACTTCTGGAACCACGACAGATATATAGCATTTCGCTCCCGCTCATAGTTCCGCCTAAATTCCACCAATCCTGGCGTGAACTTCTTGCCCAGCTTGGCAATATCATCAGCCAGCCCCGGCAATATCTCCTTATGCAGTCGACTGTGGCAATCCCTGCATAGTGTCACAAGGTAGGAAATATCATCCATGAACTTGTAGTTCAAGTGGTGAACTTGCAAATTATCCTTAGCCCCGCAACACACACACCTATGATGGTCTGTTTCCATTCTCTCCTGTCTCAGTTGTTGCCACTCTGGCGAATGCAGGTATGTATCATAATCAGGATATTCCTTACCCTTAATTGTCACGTTCTCAATCCTCCTCCCGTTACCACAGCAGTGGCCTACTATTTAGTTGCCAATGTCATGTAAAAGTGTAGAAATGAACATTTGCAGGAAAAACTCTATAAAACCCTATAGAAAACCACTTCCCTATGGACTTTATAGGAAATTCCTGCAAAACTACAAAACTACACACATAGTTGATAAAATCAATATTTCAGACAGGGATTTCTATCACAGATAAACCTTTGAAATAAACTCCTCTGCCTCCTCTAACTTTTACAAAGCCACGATTCTCCATCTGCTCCGAAAAAGTACGCGAGGACATATAATGTCCATCATCGAGCCACGCAGTAAATGCCCTGTGTGTATCTCTCACGGGGGCCTTCAGCCCTTCACCAGTCTCGCAGCATTCATTAATGAATTGCCCTATGAGGTCGTTATCTTGGAAATATATGTCCATCATCTTCTTTATGGGGGCAGGCAGTTCGCCAACTTCACCACGTTCCCACCATTCAAGTGCACCTTCTACACACCAAGCCAGTATAGCTTCTTTGGTCTCCCCTTTCAGCTTTTCCTTTAGCATAATATCCTTCTTGGCTATGTGCTCCATGAAGGGGATAATAACCATGCGCCGCCTCATACCTTCGTCTGTGCTATCCGTAACTGTTGGCTTGTAGTTGCTGGACATCACAAGAGAAAACTTTGGAACAAAGGAAAAAGGATTTGCGTACAGGTGACGGCCCACAAGCCTATCACTTCCCGTCAAGAGCTTTATCCTGGCATCGTTGAACTTCCGCCCTATCCCGCTTTCGCTGGTGATTATAAGCCGCTTTCCTGCCAGTTCTGCTATCTGTGGTGTGGGTTGCCCTCCATTCCCCGCATCGTTACGGGAAGCCAGCAACACATCAATGTCCATCGTCCCGGCGTAGGCTCCCAGCACATAAGCAATGGACTCAATGAAAGTTCCCTTGCCGCCCCCGCCTGGACCATAGAGAAACAGGAATTTTTCTTCTGAAGTAAGCCCAAAGAGACTGTAACCTATAAACCTCTTGAGCCACGCCCTTACTTCTTCATCTGGCAGAATGGTTTGCAGGACATCTTCCCACAAAGGTGACTTTGCCCCTGGCATATAATCCGCTCTGCAAATCTTGGTTATATAGTCCTTCCTATCATGAGGCTTGAGTTCACCTGTCCGAAGGTCAAGCGTTCCATTCCCGCAATTAAGGATATAGGGATTCTTGTCTAAATCGCCCTTCTCTATAGAGAACAAGCCTTTTGCCTGAGTTATACAGTTTCTAAGATTTACTGTGTTCTCAGACTTTAGGAAAAATTTTATGGCAGCTTCCTTGGCTTTCCTGTCCTCGTCACTTACAGCCGCAGAAAATGCCGCCCCTGCTTCCTTGAACGCCCTACGCAGCATGGCTACGGCCTTATCATATACCTGCAAGCCCTCTGTATCTTCATCCTCTTTCCATTGCTTGCCGTTCCATTGGAGCCACTTCCTGCTAGCTGGCACATAAAGGAGCCGATCAGTATACATGAACTTGAGCCTTTCCGCATTGCCCGCATCAGTCAGCTTGAAGTCCAACAAGGAGGGCGGTTTATCAGCAACACGCTTTTTCTCCGGTGAATAAACTTCCCCATTCCAGCCTTGCAGGGCTTTTTCAATTGTCCACTTACGATAATCTGTCCGCCTCTGCCACTTCTCTCTCTGCGCCAACTTGGAACCGTTGAAGATTTCAAGCATCAAGCCCGTATCCCCGCCAGTCCAAAAGGGCAGCATATCCATAAGAGCCATGTCCGCAGCAGAATCATCTCCACCATAGGCAGAAATTTCGCCCCTGTCATACAGGTCAAAGAACTTCCCCGCTTGAGCTGACCGCCGAATCCTTGCCAGAATCTCTTGCACGCCATCAGGGGACGGATTAACCATTCTCTGCTTAACTGGTGCAGCAGGTTTCTTTGCCATCTTCACCAGTTCATCAAGCACCGCTTGAATATCCACAATTTCTGAAAGGTCATGCCACACGTTGCCTGTGAGCGTGAAATATCTACCGTGTGGGTATACCTCTAATTGCCCATTCCTAAAGCCATTGGCAAGCTCTCCCCTACCTTGCCCCATACCCGCTTTGCTGGACACCCGAAATGAATGGTACAATACATTCATGAGGTGATACGATTGAACAGATACAGTAATGAATTTAAGGAAGAAGCCGTAAAAAGAGTCTTGAGCGGTGTTCCGGTCAGCCAGGTAGCCCGAGAGATAGGAGTCAACGTAAGTTCCCTATACACTTGGAAGGCAAGATACATAAAACATCCGGAGCAGCCCTTTGTCGGCAGTGGCAAGCTCCGTGATGAGGATGCCGAGCTAAGAAGGCTACAGCGGCGTATTAAAGACCTTGAACAGGAGAATGAATTCCTAAAAAAAGCGAGCGCCTTCTTTGCCAAGAACCTGAAGTGATCCGATATTACTACATCGAAGCTAACCGCGGCAAATATCCGATTGCAAAGATGGTGCGATGGGCTAATGTATCCAGAAGCGGTTTTTACGCTTGGCTTTCCCGCAAGCCAAGCCCACGTGACAAAAGCAATGATGAGCTTTTACGTATCATTAAGCAAATTCACGAAAAATCCAATAAGACCTATGGTTCCGTGCGCATTTTCAGAAAGCTACGTAAAAAGGGGATTAAGGTCAACCACAAGCGTGTAGAACGTATCATGAAGGCAAACGGCATACATGGCAAGGCACGTCGTAAATATAAGGCTACAACATATTCAGACCATGATATGCCTGTTGCCGAAAATGTTCTCAACCGCAATTTTTCTGCGGAACATCCTGGGGAAAAGATGGTCAGTGATATAACCTATATCCCTACAGACGAAGGCTGGCTTTATCTAGCTGGGGTGATGGATTTATGCGGCCGTAAAATGGTAGGAGTGGCCATGGACAGCCGTATGACCAAACAGCTAGTTATGTCAGCTTTACAGGATGCCATAAATCATACCAGCGATGTAAACGGCTGCATCCTCCATTCTGACCGTGGAAGCCAGTATTGTTCCAAAGACTACTGCCAAATGGCAAAGCAGAATGGTTTTACGATGAGCATGAGCCGGAAAGGCAACTGTTGGGATAACGCTCCCATGGAAAGCTTCTGGGGTACATTAAAACAGGAATGGCTGAACGAGAAGCATTTCCGCACTCGCGCTGAAGCTAAGGCGGCTGTATTTGAGTATATTTGGATTTTCTACAACCGCCAGCGAATACATTCCAGCAACGATTACCAGACTCCGGAAGAATACTACATGGAGCGAATGCCCGTTGAAAAAATTGCTGCCTAAATTGGTGAAGATGGCCAAAACTGCGGAAAATAAAGCAATTTTGAGGATGCGTTAGGAATCTTTCATTTTAGGTGTCTAAGCGCATGGGGGAAGGCCACCTATCATGTGCAGTCCTTCCCCACTAGGAGAGACTTCACAGTAAGTCCCCATTTCCTTTGCTATAGCAAGGGCGGTTTCTTCTTTCTGCCCCCCATCAAGGCAATGGTCAATATCTACCCCCACATATGGAGAATGGCCGAACATGAAGCCAATGCCATCATACCCCTGTGGACAGTTCTCCACCTCCTGCCAAGTATTCCATGTTGCAGGGACATTCGACTTTGCCCGCCCCTTGGTGACGGCGTTATATGGAACCTTAGTCCGCTTGCCGTTCCGTTCCTCATACCGCCATACCACAAAGTTCTTTAACTTCTTTAGTTCTTCTGGTATCTGCATTACATCCCCGCCTTTTGCTGGAAAATATTCTCTCTGCCTTGTATGTCCTGCCTTCAATTGCTAAAATAAAGGTAGAACCCTTAACCTGACCTGGTTTTGTGTTCGCCGCCTCGGAAGGTGTCCCCACACCAGCCGGGGCTTTTTCGTGTCCGCTCATTCTCTGCCCACCTCGTAGCCTACAGCCTCATAGAACGCCTGGCGGTTGCACCTCCCCGCAATGGTGAATTTACCTTCTGCTTTCAGCCTGGCATTAATAGAAGCAGCGCACCTTTGCGCCGTGCTCCGGCTGCAGTCCATCAGCTCCATCATCTCAGGTATTTTGATGAATAGCGATTCCCCGCCCCCTGCTGGGGGCTTTTGTGTTGCCATCATGCATTCTCTCCTCCATCTCTTAAAGCCATTGCCTTATCTATCACTGCCGTATGCTTGATACAGTTCGTACCTTTCCACCTATCCACATGAAGGAGCCTCCCTCCCCTATGTTCGTTGTCAGCAATGAAACGTGTCATCAACTTTGGGTATTCCATTACTTCGCCTCCTGCCTAATCCACTCGGCCCTTGCTTTTGCAAATTCGTCCCATGTGGTAACAATGCTGTTCGCTCCGGCGCAAATGGCAACGTTCGTAGTCCCAAGGTAGGCCACAAAAGCAATGCCGTCCTTCGCATGGAGGAACACACCGCCTTTGTCCTGCTCTTGTGCTATCATTCGTACCAGTTCAATGCCAATCTTCAACGCTTCATGCCTCCCGTGCAATGTCGTAAATATCTACACCTAATGCCTTTGCCAGTTTCCCCAATGTGTCAATACGAGCCTTATTACTGTGATTCAAGATCTTGTTGAGTGTTGCAGCAGTAATCCCTGCCGTCCGCGCCAAGCCTACAACAGTAAAATTTTTGCCCGCCATTTCCCGGCGTAGTGCCTTGCCGTCAATTTCCATTTTTACTTACCTCCTTATGAGTTTTTGATATTTTATTATAGTTTATATCACTATCACCTAAATGTCAACAATATATAGCTTTTTAACGCAAAATATCATATAATGATATTTATTAAAGGGAGGTCACATACATGAACTCAAAAAGTTTTGGTGAAAGATTGAAACAGTATAGGACAGATAGCCAATATACTGGAAAAGCATTCGCAGAGTTGATTGATATTCCTTATCAGACTTATATGGGATATGAAAATAAGAACGTTGAGCCAAATTTCGACACACTCATCAAGATAGCTACCGCCCTCCATGTGTCTACAGATGATTTATTAGGCTATAAAATTGACAAATGCGAATATTGGGCAGAATATTTGCAAAAAATAGGATTCAACATAGAAATTCAACATGATTCCATACGAATACAAACAGCCCCAACAAATATAGAAGCTCATAGTATTACCATCCCCAAGGAAGCCTTTTTATTGCAGATGGATATAATATCATCACTGGCTGATTCAAATTTATATTTAGCCAAAGCATTTTACATAAAAGAGAAATTTGCTTTTGTCCTATTAGGGCTTATAGATAAATTCTCATCTGCAAGCAACCAAGAGAAAGCTATGTGCTATGATTATCTATCAAGCATTAACCCTATAATTGTAAAGAATCCATTCACAGGACAACCTATGATTGGTCCAAAAGATAAGTAATCACAATTTGCCCACAGGAGGGGCAAGCAATGCCAGTCTACAAGAAAACTACAAAGGCAGGAAAAGTGTCCTGGTATGCCATCTTCTATTACCGGGACTGGAACGGTCAGCGCCGGCAGAAGAAGCGAGAGGGCTTTTCCACCCAGCGTGAGGCCAAGGCCTATGAACGGGACTTCCTCGAACGGCGGGCCGCCACCCCTTCCATGACCTTTGCCACCCTGGTGGACATTTACCTGGAGGATTACCGCCACAGGAACAGGGCCACCACCTGCAATGTCACGGAAAATATAATAAATACCCACATCCTACCCGCCTTCAAGGACTTGCCCATAAATGAAATTACCCCCGCCACGGTCAGGAGCTGGCAAAACTCCCTGCTATCATCCGGGGAATACTCAGAGGCATACTTGAAGCGTGTCCATGTCTCCCTCTCCTCACTGCTGAATTTCGCCGTGAGGTATTACAATCTCCCTTCAAATCCTGCCCGCCTTGCTGGATCCATGGGAAAAGACAAGCCTCATGAGGTGAGTTTCTGGACATTGGAGCAGTTCAGGGCCTTCCAGGAAGCCATAGAGGGGGCGGAGCCCTATCACACTATATTCACTACGCTCTTTTATACAGGCCTTCGCATAGGTGAGCTTCTGGCCCTCACACCAGGGGACATTGACACCCAGGCAGGCACGTTGGCAGTCACAAAGACATACAAGAAGCTGAACGGGGCGGACGTCATACAGCCACCAAAGACAGAGAAAAGCCGCCGTGTTATCGTCCTGCCCCCCTTCCTTGTGGACACCTTGCAGCAGTATATATCCACACTCTACGGCATAAAGGACAATCAGCGCATATTTGAAGCTGTTGGGACTTCTGCCATAGGGAACAATCTCAGGAGGTACACAGCAGCAGCAGGCCTCCCCCTAATCCGTGTCCATGACCTCCGGCACAGCCATGCCTCCCTACTCATTGAGCAGGGTTTCTCCCCTATTGCCATCAGGGACAGGCTAGGCCATGAGGATATACAAACCACACTCAACACATACGGCCACCTGTACCCCAACAAACAGGAAGAAATAGCCTCCCGCCTTGAGGAATTGGGCACACAAAAAGAGGGCGGTTCCATTGCCCGCCCTTGAAAAATATTACGTTTTTATTACGTTTCACACATCAAAAAAGCCCGCCATCCCTTACGGATAGCGGACTTTTCTTTATGTCGGAATTACACCAGCTCGATGATGCACATGGGTGCAGCGTCGCCGCGGCGCACGCCGAGCTTCAGGATGCGGGTGTAGCCGCCCTGGCGGTCTGCGTACTTGCCTGCGATCTCATCGAAAAGCTTCCTCACAACATCTTCATCAGAAAGGCTGGCAATAGCCTGACGACGGGCGCTGAGGTCACCGCGCTTAGCGAGGGTGATGAGCTTCTCAGCCAGGCTCTTGAGTTCGCGAGCCTTTGCCTGGGTCGTCTCGATGCGGCCATATCTGAAGAAGGAAGTGAGAATGCTGCGCAGCAGTGCCTTACGAGCAGCACCGTTACGGCTAAGTTTACTGTGTCTCATTTATTTCCCTCTTTCCTATCAATCGTTGTTCTGCTTGAGCGAAAGTCCCAGCTCCTCGAGCTTCTTCTTGACTTCCTCCAGGGACTTGCGTCCCAGATTGCGGACCTTCATCATGTCATCTTCCGATTTCTCGGCCAGATCTGCCACGGTGTTGATATCAGCACGCTTGAGGCAGTTGAAGGAACGCACGGAGAGGTCCAGATCCTCGATGGTCATTTCCAGGACCTTGGAGGAAGTATCCACTTCCTCCTCCGGGAAGGTTGCCTCCTCCTCGATCTCCTCCTCCGTGAGGCCGTCCATATTCTGGAACAGCTTCAGGTGCATGACGAGGATGCCGGCAGCCTTGCTGACAGCTTCCTCTGGACGCAGGGAACCGTCGGTCCAGACTTCCAGGATGAGCTTGTCATAGTCCGTGACATTGCCCACGCGGGTGTCCTGCACCGTGTAGTTCACGCGCTGCACCGGGGAGAAAATGGAATCGATGGGAATGACGCCGATGACGTCATCCGGCTTCTTGTTCTTGTCAGCCGGAGCATATCCACGGCCACGCTCAACAATCATTTCAATCTTGAGCTTGCCGGACTCGTTCACCGTAGCAATGTGCAGGTCAGGATTGAGGACTTCGATGTCTTCGTCACAGATGACGTCAGCACCAGTGACCTCTTTCTCACCTTCCACATCGATGCGGATG is a genomic window containing:
- a CDS encoding helix-turn-helix transcriptional regulator, which translates into the protein MNSKSFGERLKQYRTDSQYTGKAFAELIDIPYQTYMGYENKNVEPNFDTLIKIATALHVSTDDLLGYKIDKCEYWAEYLQKIGFNIEIQHDSIRIQTAPTNIEAHSITIPKEAFLLQMDIISSLADSNLYLAKAFYIKEKFAFVLLGLIDKFSSASNQEKAMCYDYLSSINPIIVKNPFTGQPMIGPKDK
- a CDS encoding site-specific integrase, translating into MPVYKKTTKAGKVSWYAIFYYRDWNGQRRQKKREGFSTQREAKAYERDFLERRAATPSMTFATLVDIYLEDYRHRNRATTCNVTENIINTHILPAFKDLPINEITPATVRSWQNSLLSSGEYSEAYLKRVHVSLSSLLNFAVRYYNLPSNPARLAGSMGKDKPHEVSFWTLEQFRAFQEAIEGAEPYHTIFTTLFYTGLRIGELLALTPGDIDTQAGTLAVTKTYKKLNGADVIQPPKTEKSRRVIVLPPFLVDTLQQYISTLYGIKDNQRIFEAVGTSAIGNNLRRYTAAAGLPLIRVHDLRHSHASLLIEQGFSPIAIRDRLGHEDIQTTLNTYGHLYPNKQEEIASRLEELGTQKEGGSIARP
- the rplQ gene encoding 50S ribosomal protein L17, with the translated sequence MRHSKLSRNGAARKALLRSILTSFFRYGRIETTQAKARELKSLAEKLITLAKRGDLSARRQAIASLSDEDVVRKLFDEIAGKYADRQGGYTRILKLGVRRGDAAPMCIIELV
- a CDS encoding DNA-directed RNA polymerase subunit alpha — encoded protein: MIDIEKPKIEIAEISEDNRYGKFICEPLERGYGTTFGNSLRRMLLSSLEGAAITSIRIDGVLHEFSTIPGVRDDVTNIVLNLKQLCLKMQGSEPRTIRIDVEGEKEVTGADVICDEDIEVLNPDLHIATVNESGKLKIEMIVERGRGYAPADKNKKPDDVIGVIPIDSIFSPVQRVNYTVQDTRVGNVTDYDKLILEVWTDGSLRPEEAVSKAAGILVMHLKLFQNMDGLTEEEIEEEATFPEEEVDTSSKVLEMTIEDLDLSVRSFNCLKRADINTVADLAEKSEDDMMKVRNLGRKSLEEVKKKLEELGLSLKQNND